The following coding sequences lie in one Aspergillus puulaauensis MK2 DNA, chromosome 3, nearly complete sequence genomic window:
- the SFB3 gene encoding Sec23/Sec24 family protein (COG:U;~EggNog:ENOG410PHK7;~InterPro:IPR007123,IPR036180,IPR012990,IPR036465, IPR006895,IPR006896,IPR036175,IPR036174,IPR006900, IPR029006;~PFAM:PF04810,PF08033,PF04815,PF00626,PF04811;~go_component: GO:0030127 - COPII vesicle coat [Evidence IEA];~go_function: GO:0008270 - zinc ion binding [Evidence IEA];~go_process: GO:0006886 - intracellular protein transport [Evidence IEA];~go_process: GO:0006888 - endoplasmic reticulum to Golgi vesicle-mediated transport [Evidence IEA]) codes for MDQNYYQSPAQGVAPGEDPSNPNRFPPQHPYPGQHPAGFPPGPSPPQPGAYYGAGAPSNQQWPSAAAYGSPPPPGPQQPLQPPTQFAYNTGTQPGLAVPAAVPTDPSMAGLNSQMSGLGIMGEGVPRSSKKKHRHAHHDIGAAAPAPAQQFAAAPADALQQSSSQFLNTGLNQGPPSASPALGSSGLVPQPTTLGPAPEPGHGTVPTQGGIDPEQIPSIPRSRDIPAQYYFSHVYPTVERHLPPPAAVPFIAHDQGNSSPKYARLTLNNIPSSSDFLSSTGLPLGMVLQPFARLDEGEQPIPVLDFGDVGPPRCRRCRTYINPFMSFRAGGNKFVCNMCTFPNDVPPEYFAPIDVTGSRVDRMQRPELMMGTVEFLVPKDYWNKEPVGLQTLFLIDVSQESINRGFLKGVCKGIMKALYEDEPSENVDEAEPARKLPEGSKIGIVTYDREVQFYNLSAGLQQAQMMVMTDLQEPFVPLSEGLFVDPYESKDVITSLLKQIPTIFSRVKSPECALLPALNAALFALQATGGKVIGAISSLPTWGPGALSLRDDPKAHGTDAERKLFTTENTSWREVAGKMAEAGIGCDMFVAAPSGTYMDVATIGHVPEVTGGETFFYPNFHAPRDIRKLSEELAHAATRETGYQALMKVRCSNGLQVSGYHGNFVQHTFGADLEIGAIDADKAIAVLFSYDGKLDTKLDAHFQAALLYTSANGQRRVRCINIVAAVNEGGLETMQFVDQDAVVSIIAKEAAAKTLDKNLKDLRANITEKTVDIFSGYRKIFSGSHPPGQLVLPENLKEFSMYILALIKSRAFKGGQESSDRRIHDMRMLRSIGCSELSLYLYPRIIPIHNMQPEDGFPNEQGYLQVPPALRASFSKIEEGGVYLVDDGQQCILWLHSQVSPNLLEDLFGPGNASLHELNPQTSSIPVLETHLNAQVRNLLQYFSGIRGSKAVTIQLARQGLDGAEYEFARLLVEDRNSEAQSYVDWLVHVHRQINMELAGRRKREETSTEGSLAGLTGLRAPYW; via the exons ATGGACCAGAACTACTATCAATCCCCCGCCCAGGGAGTCGCTCCTGGCGAAGACCCCTCCAATCCCAATAGATTTCCACCTCAGCATCCCTATCCAGGGCAGCACCCTGCCGGTTTCCCTCCCGgtccctcccctcctcagCCCGGTGCCTATTATGGAGCTGGTGCACCCTCCAACCAACAATGGCCGTCGGCCGCCGCATACGGCTCCCCGCCTCCCCCAGGGCCACAACAGCCTCTACAACCCCCAACCCAATTCGCATACAATACTGGTACTCAACCCGGCTTGGCAGTGCCGGCCGCAGTGCCCACTGATCCATCAATGGCCGGGCTGAATTCTCAGATGAGCGGGTTGGGTATAATGGGAGAAGGGGTGCCTCGGAGTTCGAAAAAGAAACACCGTCACGCACATCACGACATTGGGGCAGcggcgccagcgccagcccagCAATTcgcagctgctccagcgGACGCCCTGCAGCAATCCTCGTCCCAATTCTTGAATACTGGGTTAAACCAAGGCCCTCCCTCCGCGTCCCCAGCCTTGGGTTCTTCGGGGCTTGTTCCTCAACCAACAACACTCGGTCCTGCACCAGAGCCCGGCCATGGAACAGTCCCTACCCAAGGGGGAATTGACCCGGAGCAGATCCCTAGCATACCACGCTCGCGCGATATTCCGGCACAGTACTACTTTAGCCATGTCTATCCCACAGTGGAACGGCATTTACCTCCCCCAGCGGCCGTTCCGTTTATTGCCCATGACCAAGGCAACTCGTCGCCGAAATATGCCCGTCTGACGTTAAATAAtatcccctcctcctccgacttcCTTTCCTCTACTGGACTCCCGCTGGGAATGGTTCTGCAGCCGTTCGCGCGCCTCGACGAAGGGGAGCAACCCATTCCTGTGCTCGATTTCGGAGACGTGGGACCTCCTCGGTGTCGCCGCTGCCGGACCTATATCAACCCTTTCATGTCGTTTAGAGCTGGTGGGAATAAATTCGTTTGCAACATGTGCACGTTCCCTAATGACGTCCCGCCCGAGTATTTCGCGCCGATCGATGTTACAGGGTCGCGCGTCGACCGCATGCAGCGCCCAGAGCTTATGATGGGGACTGTCGAGTTCCTCGTGCCGAAGGATTACTGGAACAAAGAGCCTGTTGGTCTCCAGACGTTATTCCTGATCGATGTCAGCCAAGAGTCGATCAACAGAGGATTTTTGAAAGGAGTGTGTAAGGGTATCATGAAAGCCCTCTACGAAGACGAGCCATCAGAAAATGTGGATGAAGCTGAGCCAGCCCGGAAACTACCCGAGGGATCGAAGATCGGAATTGTTACTTATGACCGCGAAGTGCAATTCTACAATCTCAGC GCGGGACTTCAGCAAGCCcagatgatggtgatgacggATCTACAAGAACCGTTTGTTCCTCTCAGCGAGGGATTGTTCGTGGATCCATATGAATCAAA GGATGTTATTACCTCACTTCTAAAACAGATCCCGACTATCTTCTCCCGCGTAAAGTCCCCAGAGTGTGCTCTCCTTCCAGCTCTCAATGCAGCACTCTTCGCATTACAGGCTACTGGTGGTAAAGTTATTGGTGCAATATCGTCGCTGCCTACTTGGGGCCCAGGGGCTCTGTCGCTTCGGGATGATCCTAAGGCTCATGGAACCGATGCGGAAAGGAAACTTTTCACGACGGAAAATACCTCCTGGCGAGAAGTCGCAGGTAAAATGGCCGAGGCCGGTATTGGTTGCGACATGTTCGTAGCAGCCCCTAGCGGGACATATATGGATGTTGCTACTATCG GCCACGTTCCTGAAGTTACTGGAGGTGAAACGTTCTTTTACCCCAATTTCCACGCTCCAAGGGACATTCGAAAACTCTCGGAGGAATTGGCACATGCGGCAACGAGAGAGACAGGCTATCAAGCGCTGATGAAGGTCCGTTGCTCCAACGGATTGCAAGTGTCTGGCTACCACGGAAACTTCGTGCAACATACTTTCGGCGCTGATCTTGAAATCGGTGCAATTGATGCGGACAAAGCTATTGCTGTCCTCTTCAGCTATGATGGCAAGCTTGATACTAAGCTGGATGCGCATTTCCAAGCCGCCCTATTATACACATCGGCGAATGGGCAACGTCGGGTACGCTGTATCAACATAGTGGCAGCGGTTAACGAGGGCGGCTTGGAGACGATGCAGTTCGTTGACCAGGACGCAGTTGTGAGCATAATCGCTAAAGAGG CGGCCGCGAAAACCTTGGACAAGAACCTCAAAGACCTTCGAGCGAACATCACGGAGAAAACCGTTGATATCTTCAGCGGCTATCGTAAAATCTTTTCTGGGTCGCATCCTCCTGGTCAACTTGTATTGCCGGAGAACCTCAAGGAATTTTCCATGTACATTTTAGCCTTGATCAAGTCGCGGGCCTTCAAAG GTGGTCAAGAATCATCAGACAGACGAATTCACGATATGCGGATGCTACGATCGATTGGCTGCTCTGAATTGTCACTATACTTGTACCCTCGAATCATTCCTATCCATAATATGCAGCCAGAGGATGGATTTCCGAATGAGCAGGGCTACCTACAAGTCCCACCCGCCCTTCGGGCTAGTTTCTCAAAGATCGAAGAGGGTGGAGTGTACCTGGTCGATGATGGACAGCAATGTATCTTATGGCTTCACTCGCAGGTATCTCCTAACCTCCTAGAAGATCTCTTTGGCCCCGGGAATGCATCATTACATGAGCTCAACCCGCAAACATCATCAATTCCGGTGCTTGAAACACATCTCAACGCACAGGTCCGCAACTTGCTACAGTACTTCTCAGGCATCCGAGGGTCCAAGGCGGTAACAATCCAACTTGCCCGCCAGGGGCTAGACGGCGCCGAGTACGAATTTGCGCGGTTATTAGTAGAAGACCGTAACAGCGAGGCGCAGAGCTACGTTGACTGGCTAGTGCACGTTCACCGGCAAATCAACATGGAGCTTGCTGGACGTCGGAAACGTGAGGAAACGAGTACGGAGGGATCACTGGCGGGACTAACTGGGTTACGAGCACCCTATTGGTAA
- a CDS encoding putative extracellular thaumatin domain protein (COG:S;~EggNog:ENOG410QEFP;~SECRETED:SignalP(1-18)), with the protein MMFTKALVAATLATLAAALPQPSVVRRDGGGGVTIVNNMDSDVYAWSVANSVSSMHTLSAGGGSYTESWQSNSNGGGVSIKLSTSQDQTDVLQFEYTQGGETIFWDMSCIDMDRDASTFTKNGFDVSPSQTSDNCPAVNCHAGDATCAEAYLQPKDDHATHGCPIDTSFVLTLGA; encoded by the coding sequence ATGATGTTCACCAAGGCTCTCGTTGCTGCTACCCTTGCTACCCTCGCGGCGGCTCTCCCTCAGCCCTCCGTTGTCCGACGtgatggcggcggcggtgtcaccatcgtcaacaacatGGATTCCGACGTCTACGCGTGGTCTGTTGCCAATAGTGTTAGCAGCATGCATACCCTCTCTGCGGGCGGCGGATCCTACACCGAATCCTGGCAATCCAACTCCAACGGCGGTGGTGTCTCCATCAAGCTTTCTACCAGCCAAGACCAGACTGATGTGCTTCAGTTTGAGTACACCCAGGGTGGTGAGACCATTTTCTGGGACATGTCCTGCATCGACATGGACCGTGACGCTTCCACCTTCACCAAGAATGGCTTCGACGTTTCTCCCAGCCAGACCAGTGACAACTGCCCCGCTGTCAACTGCCATGCTGGCGACGCTACTTGTGCCGAGGCCTACCTCCAGCCCAAGGACGACCATGCCACCCACGGCTGCCCCATTGACACCAGCTTCGTCCTCACCCTCGGGGCATAA